From a region of the Rhodococcus sp. 4CII genome:
- a CDS encoding acyltransferase family protein — MNTVASPERRRLSAARRPNDVPQADTGFRPDIEGLRAVAVLAVVLFHVGVPGMAGGFAGVDIFFVVSGFLITGLLWRDVASTGRVRLTHFYGARARRLLPAGCVVLVATAIGAAVLLPPLQARQVLGDGIASALYVGNYRFALHGTDYLAADTPPSPFQHYWSLGVEEQFYLLWPALIIAVAWLVRRRTRHAESDAPPSATPYLLLLAVVAAASFAVSLDWTRNLPPWAFFSLPSRAWELAAGGLVALSIRHWRRLPPVVAAAAGWAGLALIVVACTRLGEATPYPGTAALLPVAGTVLVIGAGCAAPRLGVGRSLSLPPMRAVGRMSYSWYLWHWPVLLLAPVVLGRSLVVTDRLAILLVSAGLALLTLHLIENPVRFATPLRHSTARSLAVGGTVTALAVCAALVLLVLRPVPVGHGAEAAALTVAAPPVPAAAVDPQEAAVREVTAQVQAAVTESAGLQAVPSNLSPPLADAPADKPAVFVNGCVRSWREVGQDECASGDVTSPTTVALVGDSHAAMWAPAFEQAAEQHHWRLETMGKVTCPLLDLTLTSPYLGREYTECEQWRGEIVDRLQTERPRLVVLSMSRRYGADFGFTVYGQAWLDSLTRLVTELRATGAAVLVLGPIPDPKSTVPTCLSDHLDDATACSPPRQVAVDDVGVAAEATATTAGGGRYADLTSLFCTTDLCPVVVGNDLVFRDDNHLTLEHAQALTPVVAALADLALAPG; from the coding sequence ATGAATACCGTCGCAAGTCCGGAACGGCGGCGGCTGTCCGCGGCGCGGCGCCCGAACGACGTGCCGCAGGCGGACACCGGTTTCCGCCCGGACATCGAAGGCCTGCGGGCGGTTGCGGTGCTGGCCGTGGTCCTGTTCCACGTGGGTGTCCCCGGGATGGCCGGAGGGTTCGCCGGGGTCGACATCTTCTTCGTCGTCTCGGGGTTTCTCATCACCGGGCTGCTGTGGCGGGACGTGGCGTCCACCGGCCGCGTCCGGCTCACCCACTTCTACGGTGCGCGGGCACGTCGGCTCCTCCCTGCCGGGTGTGTCGTGCTGGTGGCCACCGCAATCGGCGCCGCCGTCCTGTTGCCGCCGTTGCAGGCCCGCCAGGTTCTCGGCGACGGCATTGCCAGCGCGCTCTACGTCGGCAATTACCGGTTCGCGCTGCACGGCACCGACTACCTGGCGGCCGACACGCCCCCGTCGCCGTTCCAGCACTACTGGTCGCTCGGCGTGGAAGAACAGTTCTACCTGCTGTGGCCGGCGCTGATCATCGCGGTCGCCTGGCTCGTTCGGCGCCGGACCCGGCACGCCGAGTCCGACGCCCCACCGTCGGCGACGCCGTACCTGCTGCTCCTCGCCGTGGTCGCGGCAGCGTCGTTCGCGGTCTCGCTCGACTGGACCCGAAACCTCCCGCCGTGGGCGTTCTTCTCGCTCCCCTCGCGGGCATGGGAGTTGGCGGCCGGCGGGCTGGTGGCACTGTCGATCCGGCACTGGCGACGCCTGCCGCCGGTGGTCGCCGCAGCGGCCGGGTGGGCAGGCCTCGCCCTGATCGTCGTCGCCTGCACTCGACTGGGCGAGGCCACACCCTATCCCGGTACGGCCGCCCTGCTGCCCGTCGCCGGCACGGTACTGGTGATCGGGGCCGGTTGCGCTGCACCCCGACTGGGCGTCGGGCGGAGCCTGTCGCTGCCGCCCATGCGGGCCGTCGGCCGGATGTCGTATTCGTGGTACCTGTGGCACTGGCCCGTGTTGCTGCTCGCACCGGTCGTCCTCGGCCGCTCACTCGTCGTGACCGACCGCCTGGCGATCCTCCTGGTGTCCGCCGGACTCGCCCTCCTGACTCTGCACCTGATCGAGAACCCCGTCCGCTTCGCGACCCCGCTGCGGCACTCGACCGCGCGCAGTCTCGCGGTCGGCGGCACCGTCACCGCGCTCGCAGTCTGCGCAGCGCTGGTGCTGCTCGTGCTGCGGCCGGTGCCCGTCGGGCACGGCGCCGAGGCAGCGGCGCTGACCGTCGCTGCGCCACCCGTCCCGGCGGCGGCCGTCGATCCGCAGGAGGCGGCGGTGCGGGAGGTGACCGCACAGGTGCAGGCCGCGGTCACGGAATCGGCCGGGCTCCAGGCTGTCCCGTCGAATCTGTCGCCACCGCTCGCCGACGCGCCGGCGGACAAGCCCGCGGTGTTCGTCAACGGCTGCGTGCGCTCGTGGCGCGAGGTCGGGCAGGACGAGTGCGCGTCCGGAGACGTGACCTCACCGACGACGGTGGCCCTGGTCGGCGATTCACACGCCGCGATGTGGGCGCCGGCGTTCGAGCAGGCCGCCGAGCAGCATCACTGGCGGCTGGAGACCATGGGCAAGGTCACCTGCCCGCTTCTCGACCTGACCCTCACCAGCCCATATCTCGGTCGGGAGTACACGGAATGCGAGCAGTGGCGGGGCGAGATCGTCGACCGCCTGCAGACGGAGCGGCCGCGGTTGGTCGTGCTGAGCATGTCCCGCCGGTACGGCGCCGATTTCGGTTTCACCGTCTACGGTCAGGCCTGGCTCGACAGTCTGACCCGCCTGGTCACAGAACTCCGGGCCACGGGCGCAGCCGTTCTCGTGCTCGGACCGATTCCGGACCCGAAGTCGACCGTGCCGACCTGCTTGTCCGATCACCTGGACGACGCGACCGCCTGCTCGCCGCCGCGGCAGGTTGCGGTCGACGACGTCGGCGTCGCGGCCGAGGCGACCGCCACCACCGCCGGTGGCGGGCGGTACGCCGACCTCACCTCGCTGTTCTGCACCACCGACCTCTGTCCGGTAGTCGTCGGCAACGACCTCGTCTTCCGCGACGACAACCACCTGACCCTCGAACACGCACAGGCGCTCACCCCCGTCGTCGCGGCGCTCGCCGACCTCGCACTCGCACCGGGCTGA
- the nirB gene encoding nitrite reductase large subunit NirB — protein sequence MAHTPSSSKLLVVGNGMAGARTVEEVLNRGGRERFEITMIGDEPYGNYNRIMLSHVLSGEAAVDDEDLILNPVGWYTANGVKLHAGDRAVALDRFAKTVTCESGRVVDYDVLIIATGSNTFFPNMDGLREHDGRLARGVFGFRNIADTNGMLQMAQAHDVSAVVIGGGLLGLEAAYGLRTQGLTVNVVHSPGHLMNQQLDERGGSVLRAEIEKLGVGVHTSMRTTAVLRNEAGLVTGVSFVDGSTLDADMVVVTAGIRPNTELARAAGLVVERGVVVDDQMRCEDEGSVYAVGECAQHRGETYGLVAPVWEQSVILADVLTGSDPEAAYVGSRTTTKLKVAGVDVAAMGVKGPETADDEFVQYYEPRSGTYKSLVVRDGKLIGATLMGDISKAGFLTQAFDGKVPLPEERISMLFDVGAPTAAASAADLPDDLQVCNCNGVSKGDLVARVHSGAKTLTDVCAQTRAGKGCGSCKGLVADIVACAAGGELEADPSADWYVPCIPLSKPELVATIRERDLRAVSQVFAALATGGEEDASAKMPLASLLRTVWGPEWVDERGALFINDRVHANIQRDGTFSVVPQMKGGVTTPDQLRKIADVADKYAVPLVKVTGGQRIDLLGIKKEDLPRVWGDLDMPSGFAYGKSMRTVKTCVGTDFCRYGLGDSTSLGIALEERFQGLETPAKLKLAVAGCPRNCSEALCKDFGVVAVGDGRWEIYVGGAAGAHIRKGDLLATVESPGAVLELGGRFIQYYRENAKWLERTYDFVPRVGLEHLQALLVRDEEDIVTGLDERIQTAVDGYRDPWMERTAPKSPAQFAPSLPLLPLPQVPVR from the coding sequence ATGGCCCACACACCGAGTTCGAGCAAGCTGCTGGTCGTCGGCAACGGTATGGCCGGCGCGCGCACCGTCGAGGAGGTCCTGAATCGCGGCGGACGCGAGCGTTTCGAGATCACCATGATCGGTGACGAGCCGTACGGCAACTACAACCGGATCATGCTCTCGCACGTGCTGTCCGGGGAGGCGGCCGTCGACGACGAGGACCTCATCCTCAACCCCGTGGGCTGGTACACCGCGAACGGCGTCAAGCTGCACGCCGGTGACCGGGCGGTCGCGCTCGACCGGTTCGCGAAGACCGTCACGTGCGAGAGCGGCCGCGTCGTCGACTACGACGTGCTGATCATCGCCACGGGGAGCAACACGTTCTTCCCCAACATGGACGGGCTGCGGGAGCACGACGGACGCCTGGCCCGCGGTGTGTTCGGATTCCGGAACATCGCCGACACCAACGGCATGCTCCAGATGGCGCAGGCCCACGACGTGTCGGCGGTGGTGATCGGCGGCGGACTGCTCGGACTCGAGGCCGCGTACGGGCTGCGCACGCAAGGGCTCACGGTCAATGTGGTGCACTCCCCCGGGCACTTGATGAACCAGCAGCTCGACGAGCGCGGCGGCAGCGTCCTGCGCGCCGAGATCGAGAAGCTGGGCGTCGGCGTCCACACGTCGATGCGGACCACCGCCGTGCTGCGGAACGAGGCCGGCCTGGTGACCGGGGTGTCGTTCGTCGACGGATCGACCCTGGACGCCGACATGGTCGTCGTCACCGCGGGCATCCGGCCCAACACGGAACTGGCGCGCGCCGCGGGACTGGTGGTCGAGCGCGGCGTCGTCGTCGACGACCAGATGCGCTGTGAGGACGAGGGTTCCGTGTACGCCGTCGGCGAGTGCGCACAGCACCGTGGGGAGACGTACGGCCTCGTCGCACCGGTGTGGGAACAGTCCGTCATCCTCGCCGACGTCCTCACCGGCTCCGATCCGGAAGCGGCCTACGTGGGTTCGCGCACCACCACCAAACTGAAGGTCGCGGGTGTCGACGTCGCTGCGATGGGCGTCAAGGGCCCGGAGACGGCGGACGACGAGTTCGTCCAGTATTACGAACCCCGCAGCGGCACTTACAAGAGTCTCGTCGTCCGGGACGGCAAACTGATCGGCGCCACCCTGATGGGTGACATCAGCAAGGCGGGCTTCCTCACGCAGGCGTTCGACGGCAAGGTTCCGCTGCCGGAGGAGCGGATCAGCATGCTCTTCGACGTCGGGGCCCCGACTGCCGCGGCGAGCGCCGCCGACCTTCCCGACGATCTGCAGGTGTGCAACTGCAACGGCGTGAGCAAGGGAGATCTGGTGGCCCGCGTCCATTCCGGCGCCAAGACCCTGACCGATGTCTGCGCGCAGACCCGGGCGGGCAAGGGATGTGGCTCGTGCAAGGGCCTCGTCGCCGACATCGTGGCCTGCGCCGCCGGCGGCGAACTCGAGGCCGATCCGTCCGCCGACTGGTACGTGCCGTGCATCCCCCTGAGCAAGCCCGAACTCGTCGCGACCATCCGGGAACGCGACCTCCGCGCCGTGTCGCAGGTGTTCGCCGCACTCGCAACCGGCGGCGAGGAGGACGCGTCCGCGAAGATGCCGCTCGCGTCCCTGCTCCGCACCGTCTGGGGTCCCGAGTGGGTGGACGAGCGCGGCGCGCTGTTCATCAACGACCGCGTGCACGCCAACATTCAGCGTGACGGCACGTTCTCGGTGGTCCCGCAGATGAAGGGCGGCGTCACCACGCCGGATCAGCTCCGGAAGATCGCTGACGTCGCCGACAAGTACGCCGTCCCGCTCGTGAAGGTGACCGGTGGGCAGCGCATCGATCTCCTCGGCATCAAGAAGGAAGATCTGCCCCGGGTGTGGGGCGACCTCGACATGCCGTCCGGGTTCGCGTACGGCAAGAGCATGCGCACGGTGAAGACCTGTGTCGGAACGGATTTCTGCCGCTACGGTCTCGGCGACTCGACGAGCCTCGGCATCGCACTCGAGGAGCGGTTCCAGGGTCTGGAGACACCCGCGAAGCTCAAACTCGCCGTGGCCGGATGCCCACGCAACTGTTCCGAGGCGCTGTGCAAGGACTTCGGCGTGGTCGCGGTCGGTGACGGCCGCTGGGAGATCTACGTCGGCGGCGCCGCCGGAGCCCACATCCGCAAGGGCGACCTGCTGGCCACGGTCGAATCACCGGGAGCGGTACTGGAACTCGGCGGGCGGTTCATCCAGTACTACCGCGAGAACGCGAAATGGCTCGAACGCACCTACGACTTCGTGCCGCGGGTGGGGCTCGAACACCTTCAGGCGCTGCTGGTCCGAGACGAGGAGGACATCGTGACGGGATTGGACGAACGGATCCAGACGGCCGTGGACGGTTACCGCGACCCGTGGATGGAACGCACCGCACCGAAGTCGCCGGCGCAGTTCGCCCCCTCGCTCCCCCTGCTGCCGCTCCCCCAGGTGCCGGTCCGATGA
- a CDS encoding Rieske 2Fe-2S domain-containing protein, whose amino-acid sequence MTALIDDPSGVAVGPVSDLTPGEGRTYVVQNRQVAVFLLSDGTVRAMDAVCPHRGGPLADGQIDAGGVMCPLHQYAFSFDTGACASDGVGSVRTYTASIRDGSVVVHV is encoded by the coding sequence ATGACGGCCCTGATCGACGACCCCTCCGGCGTCGCGGTGGGGCCGGTCAGCGACCTCACCCCGGGCGAAGGACGGACGTACGTCGTGCAGAACCGTCAGGTCGCCGTGTTCCTGTTGTCGGACGGAACAGTGCGGGCCATGGATGCGGTGTGCCCCCACCGGGGCGGCCCCCTCGCCGACGGGCAAATCGATGCCGGCGGCGTGATGTGCCCCCTCCACCAGTACGCGTTCTCCTTCGACACCGGTGCCTGCGCGTCCGACGGTGTCGGGTCCGTGCGCACCTACACCGCATCGATCCGCGACGGATCGGTGGTCGTGCACGTCTGA